The following proteins are co-located in the Nocardia bhagyanarayanae genome:
- a CDS encoding DUF5691 domain-containing protein, translated as MNAPWPEERVGALAPDASSLGAARALADRWRDTGYREDAVWGRCRGSGPEPYATIVDLSGPAYSCSCPSRKTPCKHALSLLLLWSQGVVAPAAEVADFAAEWLTWRAARSPKPTAQRTANPATAEQRRVRVTAGLEELDIWLGDQVRTGLAQADRSYQAFETIAARMVDAQAPGVAGALRRLPLIMATRADWPEPVLREYARLHLLVAAHRRLDDLPPALRASVRTHIGYPNPAEAVRTEPVVRDQWMTLGVRSTEDDRLYTRRTWLYGRRTHRWALLVDHAFGAPAFPVTAPVLGHMAEAGLHYYPGAAPLRALWGERHGTDEPFTSLPAAATPVGEDASAIGNGRGETANPTAEATKSTVRRALDTHAGALGADPFLRTWPVLLRDVIPVVAEAGWQVVDAQGAALPLAPGEQPWSLLAVSGGHPVGVFGEWTVDGLVPVSVFAVGEMTDLESEPALWDSQPPSGATDDLISAALLGTARRAFDPARLPAPVAAAAAALRADPAFLLLESAALRDTFTRGGIAPQTATVPQPAPDDDRAQLPRAAAVRLADMLRDRSRFLPEWFEAAAPHDFRAPDALAAQLLESADAQPGLRAPLLRLAGERGRWLAQWHPGWRNLLSEFVVDADSEEIWRYGSATQRRDWLARLRARDADAARAALTDTWATETGRVKAELLAVFADGIGTADEPLLETALDDRRAEVRRTAAGLLASLPDSAFGERMLRRAGDWIAVDADRTRLSIELPDPLDADVRRDGITDRAVEFSYRWNGVPDVTAGRLRQLVAATPLRHWTAALGAPEHAVRVAVDDRFRQPLFDGWVDATLAQQDSAWAAALFANGVPSDTALLRRRELFALLPADERVRHLLRLDGAWLSELEALLPAVPRPWPQPLAQHVILLLFERARLAAQRAGGHGTGPAAHRSLLTAAAVHLPVDAAATVASIAQRCDDVAWARAFDQLATDLTHRSDMLEELP; from the coding sequence ATGAACGCACCGTGGCCCGAGGAGCGGGTCGGCGCGCTCGCGCCGGATGCGAGCTCGCTCGGGGCGGCGCGTGCCCTCGCGGACCGCTGGCGCGACACCGGCTACCGCGAGGATGCCGTGTGGGGCCGGTGCCGGGGCAGCGGGCCCGAGCCGTACGCGACGATCGTCGACCTGTCCGGTCCCGCGTATTCGTGCAGCTGTCCGAGCCGTAAGACGCCGTGCAAACACGCGCTCTCGCTGCTGCTGCTCTGGTCGCAGGGTGTGGTCGCGCCCGCCGCCGAGGTCGCGGACTTCGCGGCGGAATGGCTGACCTGGCGTGCGGCCCGTTCCCCGAAGCCCACCGCGCAGCGCACGGCGAATCCGGCCACCGCCGAACAGCGGCGGGTCCGCGTGACCGCTGGCTTGGAGGAACTCGACATCTGGCTCGGCGACCAGGTGCGCACCGGTCTCGCCCAGGCCGACCGGTCCTACCAGGCGTTCGAGACGATCGCGGCGCGCATGGTGGACGCGCAGGCCCCCGGCGTCGCCGGTGCGCTGCGCAGGCTCCCGCTGATCATGGCGACCCGCGCCGACTGGCCAGAGCCCGTGCTGCGCGAATACGCAAGGCTGCACCTGCTTGTCGCCGCGCACCGTCGCCTCGACGACCTGCCGCCGGCCCTGCGCGCCAGTGTCCGCACCCACATCGGTTATCCCAACCCGGCCGAGGCGGTGCGCACCGAGCCGGTGGTTCGCGACCAATGGATGACCCTCGGCGTGCGCAGCACCGAGGACGACCGTCTCTACACCCGCCGCACCTGGCTCTACGGCCGTCGCACGCACCGCTGGGCGCTGCTCGTCGACCACGCCTTCGGCGCACCCGCGTTCCCCGTGACCGCACCCGTTCTCGGGCACATGGCCGAGGCCGGTCTGCACTACTACCCCGGCGCCGCACCCCTGCGCGCCCTGTGGGGCGAGCGCCACGGCACCGACGAACCGTTCACCAGCCTGCCCGCCGCGGCCACTCCTGTCGGTGAAGATGCCTCAGCGATCGGCAACGGTCGCGGCGAAACGGCGAACCCGACGGCGGAGGCCACGAAAAGCACCGTCCGCCGGGCGCTGGATACCCACGCCGGGGCGCTCGGCGCGGACCCCTTTCTGCGGACGTGGCCGGTGCTGCTGCGCGACGTGATTCCGGTGGTCGCGGAGGCGGGTTGGCAGGTGGTCGACGCGCAGGGCGCGGCGCTGCCCCTCGCGCCGGGCGAACAACCGTGGTCGCTGCTCGCGGTGTCCGGCGGGCATCCGGTGGGCGTGTTCGGCGAGTGGACGGTGGACGGACTCGTCCCCGTCTCGGTCTTCGCCGTGGGCGAGATGACCGACCTCGAGAGCGAGCCCGCGCTGTGGGACTCCCAGCCGCCGAGCGGCGCGACCGACGACCTGATCTCGGCGGCGCTGCTCGGCACCGCGCGCCGGGCGTTCGATCCCGCGCGGCTGCCCGCGCCGGTCGCGGCCGCCGCCGCTGCTCTGCGCGCCGACCCGGCCTTCCTGCTGCTCGAATCGGCCGCGCTCCGTGACACTTTCACGCGCGGCGGAATCGCCCCGCAGACCGCCACCGTGCCGCAACCAGCCCCCGACGACGATCGCGCGCAGCTCCCCCGCGCCGCCGCGGTTCGCCTCGCCGACATGCTGCGCGACCGGTCCCGCTTCCTGCCCGAATGGTTCGAGGCCGCCGCGCCGCACGACTTCCGCGCGCCCGACGCGCTGGCCGCCCAGCTGCTGGAATCCGCCGACGCGCAGCCCGGCCTGCGCGCACCCTTGCTCCGACTGGCGGGCGAACGCGGGCGCTGGCTCGCGCAATGGCACCCGGGGTGGCGAAACCTGCTGTCGGAGTTCGTCGTCGACGCCGACTCCGAGGAGATCTGGCGCTACGGCTCGGCCACGCAGCGGCGCGACTGGCTCGCCCGCCTGCGCGCCCGCGACGCCGATGCCGCGCGCGCGGCGCTCACCGACACGTGGGCCACGGAAACCGGCCGGGTAAAAGCCGAACTGCTCGCGGTCTTCGCCGACGGCATCGGCACGGCCGACGAGCCGCTGCTGGAGACCGCGTTGGACGACCGCCGCGCCGAAGTCCGCCGCACCGCCGCCGGATTGCTCGCCTCGCTTCCCGATTCGGCCTTCGGGGAGCGCATGCTGCGGCGCGCCGGCGACTGGATCGCCGTGGACGCCGACCGCACGCGGCTGTCGATCGAGTTGCCCGATCCGCTGGACGCCGACGTCCGGCGCGACGGCATCACCGACCGCGCCGTCGAATTCAGCTACCGCTGGAACGGCGTTCCGGACGTCACCGCAGGCCGCCTGCGCCAGCTGGTCGCCGCCACGCCGCTGCGGCACTGGACGGCCGCGCTCGGCGCGCCGGAGCACGCCGTGCGGGTCGCAGTGGACGACCGGTTCCGGCAACCACTGTTCGACGGCTGGGTGGATGCCACACTGGCGCAACAGGATTCGGCATGGGCGGCGGCGCTGTTCGCCAACGGCGTGCCCTCCGACACCGCGCTGCTTCGCCGCCGCGAGCTGTTCGCCCTGCTTCCGGCCGACGAGCGCGTCCGGCACCTGCTGCGCCTGGACGGCGCCTGGCTCTCCGAACTGGAGGCGCTGCTGCCCGCCGTGCCGCGCCCGTGGCCGCAGCCCCTGGCGCAACACGTGATCCTGCTGCTGTTCGAACGCGCCCGCCTCGCCGCTCAGCGCGCGGGCGGTCACGGCACGGGCCCCGCCGCGCACCGATCGCTGCTCACCGCGGCCGCGGTGCACCTGCCGGTCGACGCGGCGGCCACCGTCGCCTCGATCGCCCAGCGCTGCGACGATGTGGCGTGGGCCCGCGCCTTCGACCAGCTCGCCACCGACCTCACCCACCGCTCGGACATGCTCGAGGAGTTGCCGTGA
- a CDS encoding ATP-binding protein: MTSTDASTLLRPHAEQAYAEELRALAAADDRPRPPSWRLSPWAVVTYLLGGTLDDGTVITPKYVGPRRLMEVAVATLATDRALLLLGVPGTAKTWVSEHLSAAISGSSTLLVQGTSGTAEEAIRYGWNYARLLAEGPSDAALVPSPVLTAMRTGSLARIEELTRIPSDVQDALITVLSEKTLPIPELGREVQAAKGFNVIATANDRDRGVHELSSALRRRFNTVVLPLPADEEDEVAIVTRRVAQLGAALELPEVPAAAEEVRRVVRVFRELRSGMTADNRTKLKSPSGTLSTAEAISVLTNGIALSTHFGDGVLRATDIAGALLGAVVKDPVADAAVWTEYLEAVVRERPDWADFYRACREVTG, encoded by the coding sequence GTGACCAGCACCGACGCCAGCACCCTGCTGCGCCCGCACGCCGAACAGGCCTACGCCGAGGAGCTGCGCGCGCTGGCCGCCGCCGACGACCGCCCGCGCCCGCCCTCGTGGCGGCTCTCGCCGTGGGCGGTGGTCACCTACCTGCTCGGCGGCACGCTCGACGACGGCACCGTGATCACCCCGAAGTACGTCGGCCCGCGCCGCCTCATGGAGGTAGCGGTCGCCACCCTGGCCACCGACCGAGCGCTGCTGCTGCTCGGGGTGCCGGGTACCGCCAAAACCTGGGTGTCCGAACATCTCTCGGCCGCGATCTCCGGTTCCTCCACGCTGTTGGTGCAGGGCACCTCCGGCACGGCGGAGGAGGCCATCCGCTACGGCTGGAACTACGCGAGACTGCTCGCCGAGGGCCCGAGCGACGCCGCGCTCGTCCCGTCTCCGGTGCTGACCGCGATGCGCACCGGCTCGTTGGCCAGGATCGAGGAACTCACCCGCATCCCGTCCGACGTGCAGGACGCGCTGATCACCGTGCTCTCCGAGAAGACCCTTCCGATCCCGGAACTCGGCCGAGAGGTGCAGGCGGCCAAGGGTTTCAACGTGATCGCCACCGCCAACGACCGCGACCGCGGCGTGCACGAACTGTCCTCCGCGCTGCGCCGCCGCTTCAACACGGTGGTGCTGCCGCTGCCCGCCGACGAGGAGGACGAGGTCGCGATCGTGACGCGGCGGGTGGCCCAGCTCGGCGCGGCGCTGGAGCTGCCCGAGGTGCCCGCGGCGGCCGAGGAGGTGCGCCGCGTGGTGCGGGTCTTCCGCGAATTGCGTTCCGGTATGACGGCCGACAACCGCACCAAACTCAAGTCGCCCTCCGGGACGCTGTCCACCGCAGAGGCGATCTCGGTGCTGACCAACGGCATCGCCCTGTCGACGCACTTCGGCGACGGAGTGCTGCGGGCCACCGACATCGCGGGCGCGCTGCTCGGCGCGGTGGTCAAGGACCCGGTGGCCGACGCCGCCGTGTGGACCGAGTATCTGGAAGCCGTTGTGCGCGAACGCCCTGACTGGGCCGACTTCTATCGCGCCTGCCGCGAGGTCACCGGCTAG
- a CDS encoding MFS transporter has product MTTTLTAATSAPKSIRRVWPALLTMFLGSFTLVTAEFLPPGVLTALANDLRVQEGVVGLSVSATALTALLAALGLSSLFPRLDRRTLLAALTVAAAVSNIVVALAPNIVLLLIARLLLGVAVGGYWSMALVIAAQLVPAARLGKAMMIVNAGTTVATVAGVPLGVLLGNYAGWRVVFVVVAVLSVLAAVAVKVALPPITPTHGVGWSAMAGALRAPGVTLGLVGLVAVIGGHFAGYTYIRPALDELLGAGPTAIAVLLALFGIGGLIGNFVLGSLADRRLSILLTAVPAAIGLSLLAIIASAAVAPFAYVAVVIWGGAFGGILNLVQVWVSRVLPDRIEAGSGLVVGGFQLAIIAGSAIGGRGVDGLGPIATFGLAAVAAVIGGVALRLSLSRGTAA; this is encoded by the coding sequence ATGACAACGACGCTCACCGCCGCGACCTCGGCACCGAAGTCCATTCGCCGGGTGTGGCCGGCCTTGCTCACCATGTTCCTCGGCAGTTTCACCCTCGTGACGGCCGAATTCCTACCCCCGGGAGTGCTGACCGCGCTCGCGAACGACCTGCGTGTCCAAGAGGGCGTGGTCGGCCTTTCGGTCAGCGCGACGGCGCTGACCGCGCTGCTGGCCGCACTCGGACTGAGTTCGCTGTTCCCGCGGCTCGATCGCCGCACGCTGCTGGCGGCGCTCACCGTCGCTGCCGCCGTATCGAACATCGTGGTAGCTCTCGCCCCGAATATCGTCCTGCTGCTGATCGCGCGGCTGCTGCTCGGTGTGGCGGTCGGCGGCTATTGGTCGATGGCCCTGGTGATCGCGGCGCAGCTGGTGCCCGCAGCCAGGCTCGGCAAGGCGATGATGATCGTGAACGCGGGGACTACGGTAGCGACGGTGGCCGGCGTGCCGCTCGGAGTGCTGTTGGGCAACTATGCCGGTTGGCGCGTGGTGTTCGTGGTCGTGGCGGTGCTGTCGGTGCTGGCGGCGGTCGCGGTGAAGGTGGCGTTGCCGCCCATCACGCCGACCCACGGAGTCGGCTGGTCGGCGATGGCCGGTGCACTGCGGGCGCCGGGCGTGACGCTGGGCCTGGTCGGCTTGGTCGCGGTCATCGGCGGGCATTTCGCCGGCTACACCTACATCCGTCCGGCTCTCGATGAGCTGCTCGGCGCGGGCCCCACCGCGATCGCCGTGCTGCTCGCCCTGTTCGGAATCGGCGGCCTGATCGGCAATTTCGTGCTCGGGTCGCTCGCCGATCGGCGCCTGAGCATTCTGTTGACGGCCGTTCCGGCAGCCATTGGACTGTCGCTGCTCGCGATCATCGCCTCGGCGGCTGTCGCGCCGTTCGCCTATGTCGCGGTGGTCATCTGGGGTGGTGCGTTCGGCGGCATCCTCAACCTGGTGCAGGTGTGGGTGTCGCGGGTGCTGCCCGATCGGATAGAGGCAGGCAGTGGCCTGGTGGTCGGTGGTTTCCAGCTCGCGATCATCGCCGGCTCGGCGATCGGTGGGCGTGGTGTGGACGGTCTCGGCCCGATCGCGACTTTCGGTCTCGCCGCAGTGGCGGCGGTGATCGGTGGGGTCGCGCTCCGGCTCTCGCTGAGCCGCGGCACGGCGGCCTGA